The segment CTTCTGGTTTTGCATTCTGCACGAAACGTTCGTTGCCGAGTTTCTTTTCAACCGATAGAAGAAATCCTTTCAGGTACTCAAGGTCTTTGAGCATCTGTTCTTTTTGAGAAGACGTGTCAATTGCCTGTTCCGTTGCAATGTAGAATTTATCCTTTTGTATAACAGCTGAAATAGTGCCTGCTACAGAGGCCGATACATAAGAAATGCTCTCGGCATTCAGTTGTTTGGCAAGTATTGTTTCAATTGATTTATAGGATTTTTGCTGATCTGTTTCAATTGAAAGTTTGATGGCTTCTTTGGGTTTGATCTGGTTCTTCACCCGAATATCACGCAGAGCAGTGATCACTTCTTTCAATTGTATAGCAAGTTGTAATACTTCTTTATCTGTTTTCGCAGCTGTTGAAAGTTGTTTGATGGTGATGTCATCGCCTGCAGCTCTTTCTTTTAATGCATGATAGATCTCTTCCGAAATAAACGGCATGAAGGGATGAAGTAATTGCATCAGCTCCTCAAAGAAATCAACTGTTTTGTTATACACTGCAGCATCGATCGGTTGTTCAAAGCCGGGCTTTACCCACTCTAAATACCAACTGCAGAAATCATCCCATATAAGAGAGTAGATCGTTTTCAACGCTTCACTCAAGCGGAATTCATTGAACAGTTGCTCGATCTCTCCTTTCGCTTCATTCAATCGGTTTTGAAACCAGTTGGTCGCAAAGTTTGCTGTTTGTGGCTCGTTGCTTGCAGCTTGTCTTCCTTCCCACATCTTCACCAACTTCAACGCATTCCACAATTTGTTATTGAAGTTGCGGCCTTGCTCATTGCTGCTTTCATCCCATAACAGATCGTTACCTGCAGGGGAGGAGATGAGAATGCCGAAGCGGCATGCATCAGCCCCATATTTATCGATCAACTCAAGTAAGTCCGGAGAATTACCGAGGCTCTTGCTCATCTTGCGTCCTTGCTTATCACGTACAATGCCTGTGAAGTAAACTTCCTTGAATGGAATTTCTTTCTGGTATTCCATACCCGCCATGATCATACGTGCTACCCAGAAGAAAATAATTTCAGGAGCCGTTACCAATGTATTGGTTGGATAGTAATACTGCACGTCTGCATTGCCCGGATTGCTGTAGCCTTTAAACACTTCAAAAGGCCAGAGCCAGGACGAGAACCATGTGTCGAGGCAATCTTCGTCTTGCGAAAGTTTATTACCGGCAGGAGCTTTGCCGAATTTTGTTTGATAATGTTGCAAAGCATCTTCATGTGTTGTGGCAACAACATAATTTCCATCTGCATCATACCAGGCAGGAATACGATGCCCCCACCACAACTGGCGACTGATACACCAGTCTTTGATGTTCTCCATCCAATGGCGATAGAGATTTTTGAATTTAGCAGGATAGAATTTTATTTCATCATTCATCACGACATCCAACGCAGGGCCGGAGATCTTTTTCATATCTACCCACCATTGCAAACTCAAACGTGGTTCAACCACTGCATCGGTACGTTCGCTGTAACCAACTTCACTGGTATAATCTTCCGTTTTAATCAGGTGACCTTTTGCTTCCAGTTCAACCACAATTTTCTTTCTTGCTTCAAAACGGTCTTCACCAATTAATATTTGTGCCTCTTCATTCAGGGTTCCATCTTCATTGAAAATATCAACTACTTCCAGGTTGTGTTTTTGACCCAACTGGTAATCGTTCATATCATGAGCCGGTGTAACTTTTAATGCACCAGTTCCGAAATCCATTGTTACATATTCATCGGTAATAATTGGAATGCGGCGATTGATCAACGGAACAAATGCGAACTTGCCATGCAGGTGTTTGTAACGCTCATCTTTTGGATGTACACAAATCGCCGTGTCACCCATGATGG is part of the Lacibacter sediminis genome and harbors:
- a CDS encoding valine--tRNA ligase codes for the protein MELSKNFEHKASEEKWYSYWNEQKYFNSTPDDREPYTVVIPPPNVTGVLHMGHCLNNTIQDVLVRRARMQGKNACWVPGTDHASIATEAKVVQMLREKGIQKASISRDEFLGYAWEWKEKYGGIILQQLKKMGCSLDWERTSFTMDPDYYQSVISVFVDLYNKGFLYRGKRMINWDVKAKTALSDEEVIRKETNQKLYHLQYKIEGTDDHIIIATVRPETIMGDTAICVHPKDERYKHLHGKFAFVPLINRRIPIITDEYVTMDFGTGALKVTPAHDMNDYQLGQKHNLEVVDIFNEDGTLNEEAQILIGEDRFEARKKIVVELEAKGHLIKTEDYTSEVGYSERTDAVVEPRLSLQWWVDMKKISGPALDVVMNDEIKFYPAKFKNLYRHWMENIKDWCISRQLWWGHRIPAWYDADGNYVVATTHEDALQHYQTKFGKAPAGNKLSQDEDCLDTWFSSWLWPFEVFKGYSNPGNADVQYYYPTNTLVTAPEIIFFWVARMIMAGMEYQKEIPFKEVYFTGIVRDKQGRKMSKSLGNSPDLLELIDKYGADACRFGILISSPAGNDLLWDESSNEQGRNFNNKLWNALKLVKMWEGRQAASNEPQTANFATNWFQNRLNEAKGEIEQLFNEFRLSEALKTIYSLIWDDFCSWYLEWVKPGFEQPIDAAVYNKTVDFFEELMQLLHPFMPFISEEIYHALKERAAGDDITIKQLSTAAKTDKEVLQLAIQLKEVITALRDIRVKNQIKPKEAIKLSIETDQQKSYKSIETILAKQLNAESISYVSASVAGTISAVIQKDKFYIATEQAIDTSSQKEQMLKDLEYLKGFLLSVEKKLGNERFVQNAKPEVVDIEKKKKADAEAKIKAIEESLASL